One window from the genome of Cyclobacterium amurskyense encodes:
- the porN gene encoding type IX secretion system ring subunit PorN/GldN yields MKELRKGIGLLAVGVLTCCFFATPAFSQNNANSGNPGVDLGDGGFDVDTIYSVLPIRESDKMYQIGVWRRIDLREKYNLPFYGTGGLKLDGIMMNIYDAVMENSIEVFADEEFNERLSITDFQTNFLTAENGDSIFVKDLYYLDFREDFVFDKHRSEVRFDVKYIELVMPSETNYGVGQKTIAFIRFRDFYNYFNTTDHGEWMNFENISKNLPYSQAFDLRLFRSVVRKYTNPENALIVDMIDPGDPNQQLQAYLKSIEFEYELLEWENNLWEW; encoded by the coding sequence ATGAAAGAATTAAGGAAAGGGATTGGGCTGCTGGCGGTTGGTGTCTTAACATGTTGTTTTTTTGCTACACCTGCTTTTTCCCAAAACAATGCCAATTCTGGAAACCCCGGAGTAGATTTAGGTGATGGAGGATTTGATGTAGATACCATTTATTCTGTTTTGCCTATAAGGGAGTCTGATAAAATGTACCAAATAGGTGTTTGGAGAAGAATTGACCTTAGAGAAAAGTACAATTTGCCATTTTATGGTACCGGAGGATTAAAGTTAGATGGAATCATGATGAACATCTATGATGCTGTAATGGAAAATTCCATTGAGGTCTTCGCTGATGAAGAATTTAATGAAAGATTGTCTATTACTGATTTTCAAACCAATTTCTTAACGGCTGAAAACGGTGATTCTATCTTTGTTAAAGATTTGTATTACTTAGATTTTAGAGAAGATTTTGTTTTTGATAAGCACCGTTCTGAAGTAAGGTTTGATGTGAAATACATTGAATTGGTTATGCCCTCAGAAACCAATTATGGGGTTGGACAGAAAACCATTGCTTTCATTAGATTCAGAGATTTCTACAATTACTTTAATACAACGGATCATGGTGAGTGGATGAACTTCGAAAATATTTCAAAAAATCTACCCTATAGTCAAGCATTCGATTTAAGGTTATTCCGTTCTGTGGTGAGGAAATACACCAATCCAGAAAATGCACTTATTGTCGATATGATAGATCCAGGAGATCCAAATCAACAATTGCAAGCTTATTTGAAATCCATTGAGTTTGAATATGAACTTCTTGAATGGGAAAATAACCTTTGGGAATGGTAA
- the porK gene encoding T9SS ring complex lipoprotein PorK/GldK — protein sequence MLRKMNHSFLTLVSGLLIMTLLQGCGLFGNKGTASEKLNRRGEVTGVPKRSGWQQSLPFEMVPVKAGTFWMGQADEDIGVSRASTNKQVTISEFFMDKYEVSNNKYRQFLDAVRMGDLALGTPTTQADPPDFVLEELLPDTTIWSQSFTHHYGDPLMEYYFDHPAFDDYPVVGVSWDQAKKFCEWKSYHMNANDDSEFDMPKFRLPLEAEWEYASKGGKDIAKYPWGGPYLKNRRGCLMANFKPGRGNYIDDGFAYTAPVDAFAPNGYGLYNMAGNVSEWVEDAYNPAANSLIWDMNPTYIDSTESRKVVRGGSWKDVGYFLETSSRNFEYQFVQTAHIGFRTTMTYIGRSGSMSSNSNKRSRR from the coding sequence ATGTTAAGAAAAATGAATCATAGCTTTTTGACTCTGGTTTCAGGGTTATTAATAATGACACTACTTCAAGGTTGTGGGCTTTTTGGAAATAAAGGCACAGCTAGTGAAAAGCTCAATAGAAGAGGAGAGGTAACTGGCGTGCCTAAAAGGTCAGGATGGCAGCAATCGTTACCCTTTGAAATGGTACCAGTTAAAGCTGGGACTTTCTGGATGGGACAGGCAGATGAAGATATAGGCGTAAGCAGAGCTTCAACTAATAAGCAAGTGACTATTTCTGAGTTTTTTATGGACAAGTATGAAGTGTCCAATAACAAGTACAGACAATTTCTTGATGCAGTTAGAATGGGGGATTTGGCTTTAGGTACACCAACTACTCAAGCAGATCCACCTGATTTTGTTTTGGAAGAACTTCTTCCGGATACCACCATTTGGTCACAAAGTTTTACTCACCATTATGGAGATCCATTGATGGAATACTATTTTGATCACCCTGCATTTGATGACTATCCTGTAGTAGGGGTAAGTTGGGATCAGGCGAAGAAATTTTGTGAATGGAAATCCTATCACATGAATGCCAATGACGATTCGGAATTTGACATGCCTAAATTTCGTTTGCCACTTGAAGCAGAATGGGAATATGCATCCAAAGGAGGTAAAGACATCGCCAAATATCCTTGGGGTGGCCCTTACTTAAAGAACCGAAGAGGCTGTCTGATGGCTAATTTTAAACCAGGAAGAGGAAATTATATTGATGATGGTTTTGCTTATACAGCTCCGGTAGATGCTTTTGCACCTAATGGCTATGGGCTTTATAATATGGCGGGAAATGTTTCAGAATGGGTGGAGGATGCATACAATCCAGCTGCCAATTCATTGATTTGGGACATGAACCCAACTTATATAGATTCTACAGAAAGTCGAAAAGTAGTGAGGGGTGGATCCTGGAAGGATGTAGGTTATTTTTTAGAAACAAGTTCAAGGAATTTTGAATATCAATTTGTACAAACAGCACATATAGGTTTCAGAACTACCATGACTTATATTGGAAGATCAGGATCTATGAGTAGTAATTCCAACAAACGAAGCAGGCGATAA
- a CDS encoding DUF4271 domain-containing protein, which yields MRCIGQILLLQGLFLLLLFLIPSRSFAQVLVNYDSAIYENVSNSWGKKNESVSVIVDANQFPDASWRIKIPAGTSLFFNNDLWEYYPRDTVLLISNQATVPFKGEQGKLEITAFKRGISAEDFSLKKGYFNTVVKEKTLGNVLTKRNRDEIRDFFFIALIAILFLIAIFRAFFPAIFGIFWNPRSVFSIEDIWESSSFSKIYSAELLFYLVLINMSTGLLVVLVIHGLGIDFYGMGLDGEVEKLVYGWLIFSLLLTIITFFKFIWLGTGAFLFNLKKIAFPHFFYLLKVRGFALFITICMLLVVYANNWLSLYEHFSYMYYTFIIIYSLGLIGLTIWLYKKNGFNNYHLFSYLCTSELIPFLVICKLLLG from the coding sequence ATGAGGTGCATTGGTCAGATATTATTGCTACAGGGACTTTTTTTATTGCTATTGTTCCTTATCCCTTCCAGGTCCTTTGCACAGGTTTTGGTAAATTATGATTCCGCCATTTATGAAAATGTTTCAAACAGTTGGGGCAAGAAAAATGAGTCGGTTTCTGTCATAGTCGATGCAAACCAGTTTCCCGATGCTTCATGGCGGATTAAAATTCCTGCGGGTACAAGCTTATTTTTTAATAATGATTTATGGGAATACTATCCTAGGGACACCGTCTTGTTGATCAGTAATCAGGCAACAGTTCCCTTCAAAGGAGAACAGGGGAAATTAGAAATCACTGCTTTTAAACGGGGAATATCGGCGGAGGACTTTTCGCTAAAAAAGGGCTATTTTAATACGGTAGTGAAGGAGAAGACATTAGGGAATGTGCTAACAAAACGAAATAGAGACGAAATACGAGATTTTTTCTTTATCGCATTGATTGCAATACTGTTTCTGATTGCCATTTTCAGGGCGTTTTTTCCTGCCATTTTCGGTATTTTTTGGAATCCAAGAAGTGTTTTTTCTATTGAAGATATTTGGGAATCGAGCAGTTTTTCTAAAATTTATTCTGCCGAATTATTATTTTACCTTGTACTGATCAATATGAGTACTGGTTTACTGGTTGTATTGGTAATTCACGGATTGGGGATTGACTTTTATGGAATGGGCTTGGACGGGGAGGTTGAGAAATTGGTGTATGGCTGGTTGATTTTTTCCTTGTTGTTGACAATTATCACCTTCTTTAAGTTCATTTGGTTGGGGACAGGCGCGTTTTTATTCAATTTAAAAAAAATAGCGTTCCCTCATTTTTTTTATTTATTAAAGGTTAGAGGCTTCGCTCTTTTCATTACCATTTGTATGCTTTTGGTGGTATATGCAAACAATTGGCTTTCCTTGTACGAGCATTTCTCTTATATGTATTATACTTTTATTATAATATATTCTTTGGGATTAATAGGATTGACAATATGGTTGTATAAAAAGAATGGATTTAATAATTATCATTTATTTTCTTACCTTTGCACCTCTGAATTGATCCCATTTTTGGTTATTTGTAAATTACTCCTAGGATAA
- the porL gene encoding type IX secretion system motor protein PorL/GldL: protein MSTKNNTFAYKFYGSIMPKIYGIGASIVILGAMFKILDWRFSSIMIGVGLSTEALIFFLSAFEPKNEEVDWTKVYPELEDSNSGVAPTRRATVQNTDQTAQKMDEMLSKAKIGPELIESLGKGMQNLASTTEKLGSISDAAVATNDYAQNVKKASKSMLEINDSYTKTASALAEMATASEGAKAYKDQLVNVTRSLSALNNVYEEELKDSNMHAKTISKFYSNISVAMEGIQEAGKETETFKTELAKLNKNVQSLNNVYGGMLSAMKG from the coding sequence ATGTCTACAAAAAACAACACTTTCGCTTATAAATTTTACGGCTCGATAATGCCTAAGATTTACGGAATAGGGGCCTCAATTGTTATTCTTGGTGCAATGTTCAAGATTCTAGACTGGCGTTTTTCATCAATAATGATTGGTGTTGGTCTATCTACAGAAGCGCTAATATTTTTTCTATCTGCATTTGAGCCAAAAAATGAAGAAGTTGATTGGACAAAGGTTTATCCTGAACTAGAAGATTCAAATTCAGGCGTTGCCCCTACTAGAAGAGCTACGGTGCAAAATACAGATCAAACAGCTCAAAAAATGGATGAAATGTTGTCTAAAGCCAAAATTGGGCCAGAACTAATAGAAAGCTTAGGCAAAGGAATGCAAAACTTAGCAAGCACTACGGAGAAGTTGGGCAGTATATCAGATGCAGCTGTAGCAACCAATGATTACGCACAAAATGTGAAGAAAGCATCGAAATCAATGCTTGAGATCAATGACTCTTACACAAAAACAGCTAGTGCACTAGCTGAGATGGCGACAGCATCCGAAGGAGCAAAAGCATATAAAGATCAATTGGTAAATGTTACGAGAAGCCTTTCTGCTTTAAATAATGTTTATGAAGAAGAATTGAAAGACTCCAATATGCATGCTAAAACAATAAGTAAATTCTATTCCAATATTTCAGTGGCAATGGAAGGCATTCAAGAAGCTGGAAAAGAAACTGAAACGTTCAAAACTGAGTTGGCTAAACTTAATAAGAACGTTCAATCATTAAATAATGTGTATGGTGGCATGCTATCAGCCATGAAGGGTTAA
- the uvrC gene encoding excinuclease ABC subunit UvrC encodes MQSPSYLPANHNQLPDLPGVYRYYNAEDVLIYVGKAKNLKKRVSSYFNKNTGINQKTKKMVREIKKIEITIVNSEFDALLLENNLIKKSQPKYNILLKDDKTYPYLLLTNEHFPRIYSTRRVIPSLGTYFGPFASVKAMNNVLELIHSLFTLRTCRLDLSPEKISSSKYKVCLEYHLGNCKGPCEGLQDEKSYLADIEQAKNILKGNLGIAKSYFKEKMNESAAQLDFESAQSFKEKLDSLLNYHAKSLVINPTTESLDVFTIVSEEKFAFVNYLRIKNGAITLSKTVELKKKLDEPDQELLLTAIIRLRDQFLSDAKEVLVNLDFEDSPEGLSLVQPKIGDKRKLIELSLKNALYYKKEKLSFADEGKDKKNRVLLQLKKDLSLNELPNHIECFDNSNIQGTNPVASMVCFLNGKPAKKEYRHYHIKTVVGPDDFASMEEVVYRRYKRLVSEEKPLPKLIVIDGGKGQLSSAVSALRDLDLYGKIPIIGIAKRLEEIYFPLDQYPIYIDKKSESLRLIQRIRDEAHRFAITFHRDLRSKGALNSKLLFIEGIGELTAQKLLKHFRSYKKIEAASQDEIINVIGNDKGLKVWEAIHKK; translated from the coding sequence ATGCAATCTCCTTCCTATCTACCTGCAAACCACAATCAGTTACCTGATTTGCCAGGGGTTTACAGGTATTACAATGCAGAAGATGTACTTATCTATGTAGGTAAAGCAAAAAATCTTAAAAAAAGGGTAAGTAGTTATTTTAACAAGAATACAGGCATAAACCAAAAAACAAAAAAAATGGTAAGGGAGATCAAAAAGATCGAAATTACCATAGTCAATTCTGAGTTTGACGCACTGTTACTTGAGAATAACTTAATAAAAAAATCCCAACCCAAATACAATATCCTTCTTAAGGATGATAAAACTTATCCTTACCTCCTACTTACAAATGAACATTTCCCAAGGATCTACAGCACTCGGAGAGTAATCCCTTCTTTGGGCACGTATTTCGGGCCATTCGCAAGCGTTAAGGCCATGAACAATGTGTTGGAGCTCATTCATTCATTATTTACACTAAGGACGTGTAGACTGGATCTATCACCAGAAAAAATCTCATCTTCAAAATACAAAGTATGTTTGGAATATCACCTGGGCAATTGTAAAGGGCCTTGTGAAGGACTTCAGGATGAAAAGAGTTATTTGGCGGACATTGAACAGGCTAAAAACATTCTCAAAGGAAACCTTGGGATCGCAAAGAGCTATTTTAAAGAAAAAATGAATGAAAGTGCCGCACAATTGGACTTCGAAAGTGCGCAAAGTTTCAAAGAAAAGTTAGATTCACTTTTAAACTATCATGCTAAATCTCTAGTCATAAACCCTACCACAGAAAGTCTAGATGTCTTTACCATAGTAAGTGAGGAAAAATTTGCTTTCGTTAATTATCTAAGGATAAAAAATGGTGCCATTACCCTTAGTAAAACAGTAGAATTAAAAAAGAAGTTAGACGAACCTGATCAAGAATTACTATTAACGGCAATTATTAGACTTAGAGATCAGTTTCTAAGTGACGCAAAAGAGGTGCTTGTAAACCTGGATTTTGAAGATAGTCCTGAAGGATTGTCCTTGGTACAACCAAAAATAGGAGACAAAAGAAAATTAATAGAGCTCAGTCTCAAAAATGCGCTCTACTATAAAAAAGAAAAGCTATCCTTCGCAGATGAGGGGAAAGACAAAAAAAACAGGGTATTACTTCAATTAAAGAAAGACCTTTCTTTAAACGAATTACCCAATCATATCGAGTGTTTTGACAACTCCAATATCCAGGGGACAAACCCAGTTGCCAGTATGGTTTGTTTTCTAAATGGTAAACCCGCAAAAAAGGAATACCGACATTATCACATTAAAACAGTGGTAGGGCCTGATGATTTTGCAAGTATGGAAGAGGTTGTTTACAGAAGGTATAAGCGGCTTGTATCGGAGGAGAAGCCACTTCCAAAACTAATTGTTATAGATGGAGGTAAAGGTCAACTTTCATCAGCAGTGAGTGCTTTAAGAGACCTTGATCTATATGGAAAGATTCCAATAATAGGTATCGCCAAGCGATTGGAGGAGATTTATTTCCCACTAGATCAATACCCTATTTATATTGATAAAAAATCTGAGTCCTTGCGATTAATTCAAAGGATTAGGGATGAAGCACACCGTTTTGCTATCACTTTCCACCGTGATCTCAGAAGTAAAGGTGCACTCAATAGCAAACTATTATTTATTGAAGGAATAGGGGAACTCACTGCTCAAAAACTATTGAAGCACTTTAGATCCTACAAAAAAATCGAAGCAGCTTCACAAGATGAGATTATCAATGTCATTGGAAATGACAAGGGGTTGAAGGTTTGGGAAGCCATACATAAAAAATAA
- a CDS encoding PorP/SprF family type IX secretion system membrane protein, with amino-acid sequence MNKRIYLLTYVLFGMAYFLDSPKAIAQQDAQFTQYMYNGIFYNAAFAGKEEGYSITALHRSQWLNYSTSSGAGGAPTTQLLSFSGRMKKIPLGFGLVAVNDQIGPFNNQEVDLSLAYHLRLGRGNLRVGASGGFFSSTIKFGEFSPVNPDPNIPSAGDENQLRPKASVGILYDRGNFYMGLSSRSLNEPAFDFGSGSLANQLENHNYLLVGYKINTFAQFSVEPSILVKSVSLNTFSYDFSVIGTYNKRISLGMAYRLEESASVLVGYSLLKDNSLRLGYAFDLVVGGVQAKRPSSHEFMLTYNLPEVSKQIDRIIQRTPRFRF; translated from the coding sequence ATGAACAAAAGAATTTACCTGTTAACCTATGTGTTGTTTGGGATGGCTTATTTTCTGGATTCTCCGAAGGCCATTGCTCAACAGGATGCCCAGTTCACTCAGTATATGTACAACGGCATTTTTTATAATGCTGCTTTTGCAGGTAAAGAGGAAGGATATTCTATTACAGCACTACATAGGAGTCAGTGGTTAAATTACAGTACCAGTTCAGGAGCAGGTGGCGCACCTACGACTCAGTTGCTTTCCTTTTCTGGTAGAATGAAAAAAATACCTTTGGGATTTGGATTGGTAGCAGTAAATGACCAGATCGGCCCATTCAATAACCAAGAAGTAGACCTTTCGCTTGCTTATCATCTTCGTTTAGGAAGAGGGAACTTGAGAGTAGGGGCTTCGGGTGGATTTTTCTCTAGTACCATAAAGTTTGGAGAATTTTCCCCAGTCAACCCAGATCCTAACATCCCTTCAGCGGGAGATGAAAACCAGTTGAGGCCAAAAGCCTCGGTAGGGATATTGTACGATAGAGGTAATTTTTATATGGGGTTAAGTAGCAGAAGTCTTAATGAGCCTGCTTTTGATTTCGGAAGTGGTAGTTTGGCAAACCAATTAGAAAACCACAATTATTTACTAGTTGGGTATAAAATAAACACTTTTGCACAATTTAGTGTTGAACCTAGTATATTGGTGAAATCAGTATCATTAAATACTTTTTCTTATGACTTTAGCGTTATAGGCACATATAATAAAAGAATTAGCCTAGGTATGGCTTATAGGTTAGAAGAATCGGCATCAGTTTTGGTGGGGTATAGTTTATTGAAAGATAACTCACTTAGATTAGGGTATGCATTTGACTTGGTAGTAGGTGGCGTTCAAGCGAAAAGGCCGTCTTCACATGAGTTTATGCTTACCTATAATTTACCAGAGGTTTCGAAACAAATTGACAGAATTATTCAAAGGACCCCACGATTCAGGTTCTAG
- the porM gene encoding type IX secretion system motor protein PorM/GldM — MAGGKETPRQRMIGMMYLVLTALLALQVSNQILQKFVLINDGLERTAKNYVQKNLFSVNIISTTVEQQGNNIVDIPKVEAAKEIRKKSTELVSYLEEAKTRLIEESNAIDEQGNFRTSALKNVDIPGNIFNNNRLGYEMQEKLNSFPAEIEQILSELKINKSFEKIAKDASEIDLFKNDVDVNFKDYVNLNYVKSPIGAVLAIISQHQNEVLNIESEALTEITNSLGSFIFEADKLKARIAANSNVVAAGTTFEAEMFLASSSSSTDLKMTADGRSVPVEDGFGQIKFPVAPASNYDDRGLAARSLKGEITVPIGGQDSVFTIDYDYFVAQPVIKVSSEVVNQLYAECANDLVIEVPALGNSYAPSFDVAGGQAIKGSKPSEVTVIPVASGKVNITVSSGGNKIGTVGYDIKPVPAPTIRPFNGDTQIDLQNPIPANGLTNLQIRAIPEPTFGRTMSRDANFEVTAGEVRLVRNDVPRESVAISGKNVAVRNLLAQAQSGDKLVVIVREVTRTNFKGNKIKSSVTEVYPISIK, encoded by the coding sequence ATGGCGGGTGGTAAAGAAACACCAAGACAGCGGATGATCGGGATGATGTACTTAGTATTGACCGCTCTGCTGGCTTTACAAGTAAGTAACCAAATCCTACAAAAATTTGTATTGATCAACGATGGCTTGGAAAGAACTGCGAAAAATTATGTCCAGAAAAACCTTTTTTCTGTGAACATAATTTCTACAACGGTAGAGCAGCAAGGCAATAATATAGTAGATATTCCCAAAGTTGAAGCAGCTAAGGAAATTAGGAAAAAGAGTACGGAACTCGTTAGCTATCTGGAAGAGGCTAAAACTAGATTGATAGAAGAATCCAATGCAATTGATGAGCAAGGTAACTTTAGAACTTCTGCATTGAAAAATGTAGATATTCCTGGTAATATCTTTAACAACAATCGTTTGGGTTATGAAATGCAGGAAAAGTTGAATAGTTTCCCTGCTGAAATTGAGCAAATCCTTTCCGAATTGAAGATCAATAAGTCATTTGAAAAAATCGCTAAGGATGCCAGTGAAATTGATCTTTTTAAAAATGATGTTGATGTAAATTTCAAAGATTATGTCAACCTCAATTATGTCAAATCACCAATTGGTGCAGTTTTAGCTATCATTAGTCAGCATCAAAATGAAGTGTTGAATATTGAGAGTGAAGCTTTGACGGAAATCACCAACTCATTAGGGTCTTTTATATTTGAGGCGGATAAATTGAAAGCAAGAATCGCAGCCAATTCTAATGTAGTGGCTGCAGGTACTACTTTCGAAGCAGAAATGTTTTTGGCTTCCTCCTCTTCATCAACCGATTTAAAAATGACGGCTGATGGAAGAAGTGTACCTGTTGAAGATGGGTTTGGTCAAATAAAATTCCCAGTTGCACCGGCTTCAAATTATGACGATAGAGGTTTAGCTGCCAGGTCCCTTAAAGGAGAGATTACTGTTCCTATAGGCGGTCAAGACAGTGTATTTACCATAGATTATGACTATTTCGTTGCTCAGCCTGTTATCAAGGTGAGTTCTGAGGTAGTCAATCAGTTGTATGCTGAGTGTGCCAATGATTTGGTTATTGAAGTTCCTGCTTTAGGTAATTCATATGCACCTTCTTTTGACGTTGCAGGTGGCCAAGCCATAAAAGGATCTAAACCTTCTGAAGTGACCGTAATACCTGTAGCTTCAGGAAAAGTTAATATTACAGTTTCAAGTGGAGGTAATAAAATTGGTACCGTAGGTTATGACATTAAGCCTGTGCCAGCACCGACTATTCGTCCATTCAACGGTGATACGCAGATTGATCTTCAAAATCCAATCCCTGCAAATGGATTGACTAACCTTCAAATTAGAGCCATCCCTGAACCTACTTTTGGTAGAACAATGTCCAGAGATGCGAACTTTGAAGTGACAGCAGGTGAGGTAAGGCTTGTTCGAAATGATGTACCTCGGGAGAGTGTAGCCATTTCAGGAAAGAATGTAGCTGTTAGAAACCTTTTAGCTCAAGCCCAATCAGGGGATAAATTAGTTGTTATCGTGAGGGAAGTTACAAGAACCAACTTCAAGGGTAATAAAATCAAAAGTTCTGTGACCGAAGTTTATCCTATCTCCATTAAATAA
- a CDS encoding uroporphyrinogen-III synthase codes for MTQATKNRLNRVRSILVSQPKPTDERSPYFQLTEKYKIKIDFRPFIQVEPVSIKDFRKQKIEILKHTAVIFTSRNAIDHFFGICQELKIEMPADMKYFCISEQTAHYLQKYIVIRKRKLFVGTRTAADLFDFFKKHKSEKYLFPCSDIRKDDIPEFLSKNNIDFTEAIIYHTVAADLSDLKDIKYDILAFYSPSGIKSLFHNFPDFEQGKTRIAAFGPTTAQAVKEMNLIMDIEAPLPNAPSMTGALELYIKKANKI; via the coding sequence ATGACGCAAGCAACAAAAAACAGACTAAATCGAGTTAGGAGCATCTTGGTCTCACAGCCTAAACCTACCGATGAACGGTCCCCCTATTTTCAGTTAACTGAAAAGTATAAGATCAAAATTGACTTTAGGCCTTTTATACAGGTTGAGCCAGTGTCTATAAAAGATTTTAGGAAGCAAAAAATAGAGATTCTCAAGCATACGGCTGTTATATTCACAAGTAGAAATGCGATAGACCATTTCTTTGGAATATGTCAAGAATTAAAAATTGAGATGCCTGCAGACATGAAATACTTTTGTATTTCAGAGCAAACAGCTCATTATCTCCAAAAATATATTGTTATCCGAAAAAGAAAATTATTTGTAGGTACGCGTACGGCAGCTGATTTATTTGATTTCTTCAAGAAGCACAAATCTGAAAAATACTTGTTCCCTTGTTCTGATATAAGGAAAGATGATATACCTGAATTCTTGAGTAAAAACAATATTGATTTTACTGAAGCCATCATTTATCATACAGTAGCAGCAGACTTGTCAGACTTGAAAGATATTAAATATGATATTTTGGCATTTTACAGCCCTTCTGGAATTAAATCTTTGTTTCATAATTTTCCAGATTTTGAACAAGGAAAGACTAGAATCGCTGCATTTGGACCTACTACAGCCCAAGCTGTAAAGGAGATGAACCTTATTATGGACATTGAAGCACCGCTTCCCAATGCCCCTAGTATGACCGGTGCTTTGGAGTTGTATATAAAAAAAGCAAATAAAATCTGA